A part of Desulfomicrobium baculatum DSM 4028 genomic DNA contains:
- a CDS encoding CBS domain-containing protein, with protein MNDQCGFTDLTEEDVLDAMRSMQGYVDITPGTFREIYALAYDLALKRVRSLGTAEDIMTAPVHCLQKGMSASEAAALMAGLGISGAPVLDVEGRICGVVSEKDYLRKMGLPGTASFMTVVSTCLSTPGCMVTDVRKLLVDDIMSSPPVVASRETPVAELSEMLARHSINRLPICDEEGRPVGIVTRTDLVGSMCGR; from the coding sequence ATGAACGATCAATGCGGATTTACGGATTTGACTGAAGAGGATGTCCTCGACGCCATGCGTTCCATGCAGGGCTACGTGGACATAACGCCGGGGACGTTTCGGGAGATTTATGCGCTGGCATATGACCTGGCCCTGAAGCGCGTGCGCTCCCTGGGCACGGCCGAGGACATCATGACCGCGCCCGTGCACTGCCTGCAGAAGGGCATGAGCGCCTCGGAAGCCGCAGCGCTCATGGCCGGGCTCGGCATCAGCGGCGCGCCCGTGCTCGACGTGGAGGGCCGGATCTGCGGGGTGGTCTCGGAAAAGGACTATCTGCGCAAGATGGGCCTGCCCGGTACGGCCTCATTCATGACCGTGGTCTCCACCTGCCTGAGCACCCCGGGGTGCATGGTCACGGATGTGCGCAAGCTGCTGGTGGACGACATCATGAGTTCCCCGCCCGTGGTCGCTTCCCGCGAAACGCCGGTGGCCGAGCTTTCGGAGATGCTGGCCAGGCATTCCATCAACCGCCTGCCCATCTGCGACGAAGAGGGCCGCCCTGTCGGCATCGTGACCCGGACCGACCTTGTCGGCTCCATGTGCGGGAGGTAG
- a CDS encoding acyl-CoA dehydratase activase: MTVLGIDIGSRSIEVVAMRQGKVVEKRQAPTTFNPVKQVMDLLSGLDAHLAVATGYGRKLVQELDLGFPVETITEIKAHGLGAHHLFPAGRTVLDIGGQDTKALSLLPSGRVGKFEMNDRCAAGTGKFLEYTAQIFQIPVQDFGNYALGGDKPPIINSMCTVFAETEATSLMAQGVRPENIALGLHLSIARRTANMLGRVGLVLPLIFVGGVAHNPCMRRLLAEQTGTAPGETLFIPDEPDMTGALGAALWSETLASG, encoded by the coding sequence ATGACGGTTCTGGGCATCGACATCGGCTCCCGCTCCATCGAAGTGGTGGCCATGCGGCAGGGCAAGGTGGTGGAAAAGCGTCAGGCTCCCACCACCTTCAATCCCGTTAAGCAGGTAATGGACCTTCTGAGCGGCCTTGACGCCCACCTAGCGGTGGCCACGGGCTACGGGCGCAAGCTGGTGCAGGAACTGGACCTGGGCTTTCCGGTTGAGACCATCACCGAAATAAAGGCCCACGGCCTGGGCGCGCACCATCTTTTCCCGGCGGGCCGGACCGTGCTCGACATCGGCGGCCAGGACACCAAAGCCCTGTCCCTTTTGCCCAGCGGCCGGGTCGGCAAATTCGAAATGAACGATCGCTGCGCGGCAGGCACGGGAAAATTCCTGGAATACACGGCCCAGATCTTCCAGATTCCGGTCCAGGACTTCGGGAATTACGCCCTTGGCGGCGACAAGCCGCCCATCATCAATTCCATGTGCACGGTCTTCGCCGAGACCGAGGCCACGTCCCTCATGGCCCAGGGCGTACGTCCCGAAAACATCGCCCTCGGCCTGCACCTGTCCATCGCACGGCGCACGGCCAACATGCTCGGCCGCGTGGGTCTTGTCCTCCCGCTCATCTTCGTCGGCGGCGTGGCCCACAACCCCTGCATGCGCCGCCTGCTTGCCGAGCAGACAGGCACCGCGCCCGGCGAAACCCTGTTCATCCCCGACGAACCGGACATGACCGGAGCCCTAGGCGCGGCGCTGTGGTCCGAGACACTGGCTTCCGGCTGA
- a CDS encoding chemotaxis protein CheW codes for MSDITTLQYLTFALGEEVFALETGCVREVIELVPVTRIPKTPPFMRGVINLRGHAVPVVDLRIKFDMPTAHDTVNTCIIIVDVEVEGENCYMGAIVDSVREVFEMTSDQINPPPRMGTSIRADFIRGMGKQNEEFIMILDIGKVFSQEELALVLEKEGTEA; via the coding sequence ATGAGTGACATCACTACCCTGCAGTACCTGACCTTCGCCCTGGGCGAGGAGGTCTTTGCCCTGGAGACGGGCTGTGTGCGCGAGGTCATCGAACTCGTGCCCGTGACCCGCATCCCCAAGACGCCGCCTTTCATGCGCGGAGTCATCAACCTGCGCGGCCACGCCGTGCCGGTGGTCGACCTGCGCATCAAATTCGACATGCCCACCGCCCACGACACGGTGAACACCTGCATCATCATTGTGGACGTGGAAGTCGAGGGAGAAAACTGCTACATGGGCGCCATCGTCGACTCGGTGCGGGAAGTATTCGAGATGACCAGCGACCAGATCAACCCGCCGCCGCGCATGGGCACGTCCATAAGGGCGGACTTCATCCGGGGCATGGGCAAGCAGAACGAGGAGTTCATCATGATTCTCGACATCGGCAAGGTCTTCTCCCAGGAGGAACTGGCACTGGTGCTCGAAAAGGAAGGGACGGAAGCGTAA
- a CDS encoding HPP family protein, with product MDYFKKMRGTTQSPPRVALSEVLWSWTGAVIGIALVGLLHARMVDQAGQALLIGSFGATAVLVYGAIRSPLAQPRNVLGGHVLSALIGVCAQEILGATPWLAAAVAVATAIAVMHLTKTLHPPGGATALIAVIGGDSVHSLGYMYALVPAGLGAVILLLVALVVNNIPKGRRYPEFWL from the coding sequence GTGGACTATTTCAAGAAAATGCGCGGCACGACGCAAAGCCCGCCCCGGGTAGCCCTTTCGGAGGTGCTCTGGTCCTGGACCGGCGCTGTGATCGGCATCGCCCTGGTCGGGCTTCTGCACGCGCGGATGGTGGACCAGGCCGGTCAGGCCCTGCTCATCGGCTCCTTCGGGGCCACGGCGGTCCTTGTCTACGGCGCTATCCGCAGCCCCTTGGCCCAACCAAGAAATGTGCTCGGGGGGCATGTTCTTTCCGCTTTAATTGGTGTATGCGCACAAGAGATTCTTGGCGCGACTCCCTGGCTGGCCGCTGCGGTGGCCGTGGCCACGGCCATCGCGGTCATGCATCTGACCAAGACACTGCACCCTCCGGGCGGGGCCACGGCCTTGATCGCGGTCATCGGCGGGGATTCGGTGCACAGCCTGGGCTACATGTACGCCCTGGTTCCGGCGGGACTGGGGGCGGTGATCCTGCTTCTGGTTGCCCTGGTGGTCAACAACATTCCAAAAGGCAGGCGTTATCCGGAGTTTTGGCTCTAG
- the hcp gene encoding hydroxylamine reductase, which translates to MFCFQCQETAKNTGCTVKGMCGKPEETANLQDLLIFVLRGIAVYGERLKELGHPDRSNDDFVLQALFATITNANWDDGRFVTLIQEALARRDKLKNSFLSAYKAKHGKDFADPLPEAATWTGNSSAFAEKAKSVGILATENEDVRSLRELLIIGLKGVAAYADHAAVLGFRKPEIDDFMLEALASTTKNLSVDEMVALVMKAGNMAVTTMALLDEANTTTYGNPEITTVNIGVGKNPGILISGHDLKDMAELLKQTEGTGVDVYTHGEMLPANYYPAFKKYSHFVGNYGGSWWQQNPEFESFNGPILLTTNCLVPLKKDNTYLDRLYTTGVVGYEGATHIADRPAGGAKDFSALIAQAKKCPPPVEIETGSIVGGFAHHQVMALADKVVEAVKSGAIKRFVVMAGCDGRQKSREYFTQVAEALPKDTVILTAGCAKYRYNKLNLGDIGGIPRVLDAGQCNDSYSLAVIALKLKEVFGLDDINDLPVSYDIAWYEQKAVAVLLALLALGVKGIRLGPTLPGFLSPNVAKVLVENFNIRPIGTVQDDIAAMMAGN; encoded by the coding sequence ATGTTCTGCTTCCAGTGTCAGGAAACGGCGAAGAATACGGGCTGCACGGTCAAAGGCATGTGCGGCAAGCCGGAAGAGACCGCCAACCTGCAGGATCTGCTCATTTTCGTGCTGCGCGGCATCGCCGTGTATGGCGAAAGACTCAAAGAACTCGGGCATCCGGATCGCTCCAATGACGATTTCGTGCTGCAGGCGCTTTTCGCCACCATCACCAATGCCAACTGGGACGACGGTCGCTTTGTGACCCTGATCCAGGAAGCTCTTGCCCGTCGCGACAAACTCAAAAATTCCTTCCTGTCTGCCTACAAGGCCAAGCACGGCAAGGATTTCGCCGATCCGCTGCCCGAGGCCGCGACCTGGACCGGGAACTCGTCCGCCTTTGCCGAAAAGGCCAAAAGCGTGGGTATTCTGGCCACGGAGAACGAGGATGTTCGCTCCCTGCGGGAACTTTTGATCATCGGCCTCAAAGGCGTTGCCGCCTATGCCGACCATGCGGCGGTGCTGGGTTTCCGCAAGCCCGAGATCGATGACTTCATGCTTGAAGCCCTGGCTTCCACCACCAAAAATCTGTCCGTGGACGAAATGGTCGCTCTGGTCATGAAGGCGGGCAACATGGCCGTGACGACCATGGCCCTTTTGGACGAGGCCAATACGACCACTTACGGCAACCCGGAAATCACCACGGTCAACATCGGCGTGGGCAAGAATCCCGGCATCCTCATCAGCGGCCATGACCTCAAAGATATGGCCGAACTGCTGAAACAAACCGAGGGCACGGGCGTGGACGTTTACACCCACGGCGAGATGCTTCCGGCCAACTACTATCCGGCATTCAAAAAGTATTCGCATTTCGTGGGTAACTACGGCGGCTCCTGGTGGCAGCAGAATCCTGAATTCGAATCCTTCAACGGCCCCATCCTGCTGACCACCAACTGTCTGGTGCCGCTCAAAAAAGACAACACCTATCTGGATCGTCTCTACACCACGGGCGTGGTCGGTTACGAGGGCGCCACGCACATCGCTGACCGTCCGGCGGGCGGAGCCAAGGATTTCTCGGCGCTGATCGCCCAGGCCAAGAAATGTCCGCCGCCAGTCGAGATCGAGACCGGCAGCATCGTCGGCGGATTCGCCCACCATCAGGTCATGGCCCTGGCCGACAAGGTGGTGGAGGCGGTCAAATCCGGCGCCATCAAGCGCTTTGTGGTCATGGCCGGCTGCGACGGGCGTCAGAAGTCACGCGAGTACTTCACCCAGGTGGCCGAGGCCCTGCCGAAGGACACGGTTATCCTGACGGCCGGATGCGCCAAGTATCGCTACAACAAGCTGAACCTCGGCGACATTGGCGGCATTCCCCGCGTGCTGGACGCCGGGCAGTGCAACGATTCCTATTCCCTGGCCGTCATCGCCCTGAAGCTCAAAGAGGTCTTCGGCCTTGATGACATCAACGACCTGCCCGTGTCCTACGACATCGCCTGGTACGAGCAGAAGGCCGTGGCCGTGCTCCTGGCCCTCCTGGCTCTCGGCGTGAAGGGCATCCGCCTCGGGCCGACGCTGCCGGGCTTTTTGTCCCCGAATGTGGCCAAGGTGCTGGTTGAGAACTTCAACATAAGGCCCATCGGAACGGTACAGGACGACATCGCAGCCATGATGGCCGGAAACTAG
- a CDS encoding ABC transporter permease, which translates to MISLAGRDILHSWGKFVFTGVGLGLLIGVTLSMAGIYRGMVEDAKVLLDNSGADLWVVQQDTLGPYAESSTIPDDVYRSILGMEGVERAANVTYLTMQVRHDGGDVRAMVVGVVPGGPGEPGQPIFLVAGRHITRSHYEAVADVKTGFRLGQEIVIRRNVYTVVGLTRRTVSSGGDPMVFIPLKDAQEAQFLKDNDAIVRSRQRAAQNPAFNRPIPGLLDAVIASQSTNTNVNAVLVRLAPGHVPGEVAKSIQRWSRYQVYTRAQMEEILIEKLVATSARQIGMFLVILSVVSAAIVAFIIYTLTMGKIREIAVLKLIGTRNRTIAAMILQQALGLGLIGFVVGKIAATLWAPIFPKYVLLLPEDAARGLVAVMVICALASVMAIRAALKVDPAEAIGG; encoded by the coding sequence ATGATCAGCCTGGCCGGGCGCGATATCCTGCATTCCTGGGGAAAGTTCGTCTTTACCGGGGTGGGGCTTGGCCTGCTCATCGGGGTGACGCTGTCCATGGCCGGGATCTATCGCGGCATGGTCGAGGACGCCAAGGTGCTTCTGGACAACAGCGGGGCGGACTTGTGGGTCGTGCAGCAGGATACCCTGGGTCCTTACGCCGAATCCTCGACCATCCCCGACGATGTCTATCGCTCGATTCTCGGCATGGAGGGCGTTGAGAGGGCTGCGAACGTGACCTATCTGACCATGCAGGTCCGGCACGACGGCGGCGACGTGCGGGCCATGGTCGTCGGCGTGGTTCCGGGTGGGCCCGGAGAGCCGGGACAGCCCATTTTTCTGGTGGCCGGACGCCATATCACCCGAAGCCATTACGAGGCCGTGGCCGATGTCAAAACCGGCTTCAGGCTGGGGCAAGAGATCGTCATCCGCAGAAATGTCTACACGGTGGTCGGGCTGACTCGGCGAACGGTTTCCTCGGGCGGTGACCCCATGGTCTTCATTCCGCTCAAGGACGCCCAGGAGGCGCAGTTTTTGAAAGACAACGACGCCATCGTCCGTTCCCGCCAGCGGGCAGCGCAGAATCCGGCATTCAACCGTCCGATTCCGGGTCTTCTGGACGCCGTCATCGCGTCCCAGTCCACCAACACCAACGTCAACGCCGTGCTGGTCCGCCTTGCTCCCGGCCATGTGCCGGGCGAAGTGGCGAAATCCATTCAGCGCTGGAGCAGGTATCAGGTCTATACGCGGGCGCAGATGGAGGAAATCCTGATCGAAAAGCTCGTGGCCACGTCGGCCCGTCAGATCGGCATGTTTCTGGTCATTCTGTCCGTGGTCAGCGCGGCCATCGTCGCCTTCATCATTTACACGCTGACCATGGGCAAGATCCGGGAGATCGCGGTCCTGAAACTCATCGGCACGCGCAACAGGACCATTGCCGCCATGATCCTGCAACAGGCCCTGGGGCTGGGGCTGATCGGCTTCGTGGTCGGCAAGATCGCGGCCACGCTGTGGGCTCCCATTTTCCCGAAATACGTCCTGCTGCTGCCCGAAGACGCGGCGCGCGGGTTGGTGGCCGTCATGGTCATTTGTGCACTGGCCAGCGTCATGGCAATCCGTGCGGCCCTCAAGGTCGATCCGGCCGAAGCCATTGGAGGGTGA
- a CDS encoding FprA family A-type flavoprotein, which translates to MHTKKIKDGVFWMGAVDWDRRLFDSLVPLPDGTTYNAYLVEGSEKTALIDAVDPDMVDTLLGHLDGVEKLDYVICQHAEQDHSGTIALVLDLYPEAKVVTNAKAKSMLMDLLLIPDDKFIVVADGETLSLGDKTLTFILTPWVHWPETMSTYLAEDKILFSCDFFGSHIATSDLFVRDQGRVHEAAKRYFGEIMMPFRAIIAKNLEKLGPYDIAMIAPSHGQIYDSPGWIVDAYKDWVSGTAHNLVALPFVSMHGSTRLMVDHLAAALSEREVRVELFNLTVTDIGKLAMSLVDAGTIVLGTPTVLAGPHPMAAYAAFLANALRPKAKYLSIIGSYGWGGKTVETLAGMIPNLKVEVLEPVLCKGLPTDDTYGALDRLADAIAAKHKESGFQG; encoded by the coding sequence ATGCATACGAAGAAAATAAAAGACGGCGTCTTCTGGATGGGTGCGGTGGATTGGGACAGGCGGCTGTTCGACTCCCTGGTTCCGCTCCCCGACGGGACGACCTACAACGCCTACCTCGTGGAAGGCAGCGAGAAGACCGCGCTCATCGACGCCGTGGACCCCGACATGGTCGACACCCTGCTTGGGCACCTGGATGGAGTGGAAAAACTCGACTATGTCATTTGCCAGCATGCCGAGCAGGATCATTCCGGAACAATAGCCCTGGTACTGGACCTGTACCCCGAGGCCAAGGTCGTCACCAACGCCAAGGCCAAGTCCATGCTCATGGATCTTTTGCTCATCCCCGATGACAAATTCATCGTTGTCGCAGACGGCGAAACCCTCTCCCTTGGCGACAAGACGCTGACCTTCATTCTCACGCCCTGGGTGCACTGGCCGGAAACCATGTCCACCTATCTTGCTGAGGACAAGATCCTGTTCAGTTGCGACTTTTTCGGTTCGCACATCGCCACGAGCGACCTTTTCGTGCGCGACCAGGGCCGGGTGCATGAAGCCGCCAAGCGCTATTTCGGCGAGATCATGATGCCGTTTCGGGCCATCATCGCCAAAAACCTCGAAAAACTCGGCCCCTACGACATCGCCATGATCGCCCCCAGCCACGGCCAGATCTACGACAGTCCCGGCTGGATCGTGGACGCCTACAAGGATTGGGTTTCGGGCACGGCGCACAATCTGGTGGCCTTACCCTTTGTCTCCATGCACGGCAGCACCCGGCTCATGGTCGATCACCTGGCGGCGGCCCTGTCCGAGCGCGAGGTGCGGGTGGAGCTTTTCAATCTCACCGTGACCGACATCGGCAAGCTGGCCATGTCCCTGGTGGATGCGGGCACCATCGTGCTCGGCACCCCCACAGTGCTTGCCGGTCCGCATCCCATGGCCGCCTACGCGGCATTTTTGGCCAATGCCCTGCGTCCCAAGGCCAAATACCTGTCCATCATCGGCTCCTACGGATGGGGCGGCAAGACGGTGGAGACCCTGGCTGGCATGATTCCCAATCTGAAGGTCGAGGTGCTGGAGCCTGTGCTGTGCAAGGGCTTGCCGACGGACGATACCTACGGCGCCCTGGATCGTCTGGCGGATGCCATTGCCGCCAAGCACAAGGAGAGCGGCTTTCAAGGGTAG
- a CDS encoding double-cubane-cluster-containing anaerobic reductase → MTQEAYREMWENLNLDIAAHDGLLGVLGKFYGDIYMSQQGRLKGMEYLDFVLSEVHGLRIKELQDAKAQGRKIIGTFCVFVPEELALALDAVQVGLCAGADAGKEAAETLVPRNTCALIKSFIGFKLARLCPYTESCDLIVGETTCDGKKKAYEAFAEHAPMFVMEVPQTKSPAARALWKEEMLRYMARLEDLTGKKVTAEKLAEAIKTVNARRRALQRLNRLRAAVPTPISGRDVLLINQVSFYDDPVRFTASVNTLCDQLEERIKAGEGVAPKDAPRLMLSGCPMAVPNWKLPYVIESSGAVIVGEESCIGTRNTRDLVDESAGTLEEMLDALADRYMKIDCACFTPNDERLENVEAMASDLKVDGVIQYALMFCQPYAHEGIKVEKRLTAAGIPSMSLETDYSMEDVEQLKTRVEAFLETVK, encoded by the coding sequence ATGACGCAGGAAGCTTATCGTGAAATGTGGGAAAATCTGAATCTGGACATCGCGGCCCATGACGGGCTCCTGGGCGTGCTCGGAAAATTTTACGGCGACATCTACATGAGCCAGCAGGGACGGCTCAAAGGAATGGAATACCTGGATTTCGTGCTTTCGGAAGTGCACGGCCTGCGCATCAAGGAACTGCAGGATGCCAAGGCCCAGGGACGCAAGATCATCGGCACTTTCTGCGTGTTCGTGCCCGAAGAGCTGGCCCTGGCCCTGGACGCCGTTCAGGTCGGCCTGTGCGCAGGAGCCGATGCGGGCAAGGAAGCGGCCGAAACCCTGGTACCGCGCAACACCTGCGCATTGATCAAGTCCTTCATCGGCTTCAAACTGGCCCGGCTGTGCCCCTACACCGAATCCTGCGACCTGATCGTCGGGGAAACCACCTGTGACGGCAAGAAAAAGGCCTATGAGGCCTTTGCCGAGCACGCGCCCATGTTCGTCATGGAAGTGCCGCAGACCAAGTCCCCCGCCGCCCGCGCCCTGTGGAAAGAGGAGATGCTGCGCTACATGGCCAGGCTTGAGGACCTGACCGGCAAGAAAGTCACCGCCGAAAAACTGGCCGAAGCCATCAAGACGGTCAACGCCCGCCGACGTGCCCTGCAGCGCCTGAACAGGCTGCGCGCCGCCGTGCCCACGCCCATCTCCGGCCGCGACGTGCTGCTCATCAATCAGGTCAGCTTCTACGATGATCCGGTCCGTTTCACCGCGTCCGTAAACACCCTGTGCGACCAGCTCGAAGAACGGATCAAGGCCGGCGAAGGCGTGGCTCCGAAAGACGCGCCCCGGCTCATGCTCTCCGGCTGTCCCATGGCCGTGCCGAACTGGAAGCTGCCCTATGTCATCGAAAGCTCCGGGGCGGTCATCGTCGGCGAGGAGTCGTGCATCGGCACCCGCAACACCCGGGACCTGGTGGACGAGTCCGCCGGGACCCTGGAAGAGATGCTCGACGCCCTGGCCGACCGCTACATGAAAATCGACTGCGCCTGTTTCACGCCCAATGACGAGCGTCTGGAAAACGTCGAAGCCATGGCCTCGGACCTGAAAGTCGACGGGGTCATCCAGTACGCCCTCATGTTCTGCCAGCCCTACGCCCATGAAGGCATCAAGGTGGAGAAGCGGCTGACTGCGGCCGGCATCCCGAGCATGTCCCTGGAGACGGACTATTCCATGGAGGATGTGGAGCAATTGAAGACCCGCGTCGAAGCCTTCCTGGAAACCGTGAAATGA
- a CDS encoding ABC transporter ATP-binding protein has protein sequence MMPGILIEDVRKRYGQGDTAVDALKGVDMVVGPGEVVGLIGPSGSGKSTLLKCLGAVIEPSGGRMTLGDDIIFDQGWKISDLRALRRDKIGFIFQAPYLIPFLDVTDNVALLPMLSGMPNSKARALALEFLEALDVGHRAGAMPAQLSGGEQQRVSIARALVNRPPVILADEPTAPLDSERAMAVIRILNQMASQYETAIIVVTHDEKIIPTFKRLYQIRDGRTEEQAGEGRSVE, from the coding sequence ATGATGCCTGGAATACTCATCGAAGACGTGCGCAAGCGCTATGGCCAAGGCGACACGGCGGTGGACGCCCTGAAGGGGGTGGACATGGTCGTGGGGCCGGGAGAAGTGGTCGGTCTCATCGGCCCGTCAGGTTCAGGCAAGAGCACGCTGCTCAAGTGCCTGGGAGCGGTCATCGAGCCGAGCGGCGGGAGGATGACGCTGGGGGATGACATCATTTTCGATCAGGGCTGGAAGATTTCCGATTTGCGGGCGCTTCGGCGCGACAAGATTGGGTTTATCTTTCAAGCGCCCTACCTCATTCCTTTTTTGGACGTTACGGACAACGTGGCCTTGCTGCCGATGCTGTCCGGCATGCCGAATTCCAAGGCCAGGGCCTTGGCTCTGGAATTTCTCGAAGCTCTGGACGTCGGGCACAGGGCGGGGGCTATGCCTGCCCAGCTTTCGGGAGGGGAGCAGCAGCGTGTGTCCATTGCCCGCGCCCTCGTCAATCGGCCGCCAGTCATTCTGGCCGACGAGCCGACCGCGCCCCTGGACAGCGAAAGGGCCATGGCCGTGATCCGGATTCTGAACCAGATGGCCAGCCAGTATGAAACCGCGATCATTGTCGTGACCCATGATGAAAAAATCATTCCGACCTTCAAGCGCCTGTACCAGATTCGGGACGGGCGCACCGAGGAACAGGCCGGTGAAGGGCGGTCCGTGGAGTGA
- a CDS encoding TetR/AcrR family transcriptional regulator codes for MNQAAKYLSAEERRGMAVKAVLELAAVQNPADITTTAIAARMGLSQGGIFRHFSSKDEIWRAVMEWVATELYARVSTAAQTAASPLAALEAMFMAHIAFAVEYPGIPRMLFGELQKTESTPAKIVVAALIEQYGKLLAGTLAQGKACGEVDSTIPTDVAVSLFVGAVQGLVIKALLLGDMECMTRGAAQTFALFRRAIRRSL; via the coding sequence ATGAATCAGGCAGCAAAATATCTCTCGGCGGAGGAAAGGCGGGGCATGGCCGTCAAGGCGGTGCTTGAATTGGCCGCCGTCCAGAATCCGGCGGACATAACGACCACGGCCATTGCGGCGCGCATGGGCTTGTCCCAGGGCGGTATCTTCCGGCATTTTTCCAGTAAAGACGAAATCTGGCGCGCGGTCATGGAGTGGGTTGCCACGGAATTGTATGCGCGTGTTTCAACGGCGGCCCAAACCGCCGCTAGTCCGCTTGCCGCTCTTGAGGCCATGTTCATGGCCCACATCGCCTTTGCCGTTGAATATCCCGGGATTCCGCGTATGCTCTTCGGAGAGCTCCAGAAAACCGAATCCACTCCGGCTAAAATCGTCGTGGCTGCCCTGATCGAGCAGTACGGAAAGCTCCTGGCCGGGACGCTTGCGCAGGGCAAAGCCTGTGGCGAGGTGGACAGCACGATTCCCACGGATGTCGCGGTCTCCCTTTTTGTGGGCGCAGTCCAGGGACTGGTCATCAAGGCGCTCTTGCTTGGCGATATGGAGTGCATGACTCGCGGTGCTGCGCAAACGTTTGCCCTGTTTCGTCGCGCCATAAGGAGATCCTTATGA
- a CDS encoding efflux RND transporter periplasmic adaptor subunit encodes MMSLMSRKKFLMLVILGLLAGAFLYVALRSGPLAPVAVVVFEVREMPVEPSLFGIGTVEARYTQNIGPIGSGRVLEILVDVGDRVEPGQVIGEMDPVDLDDRLDAQDAAMMRAAATVRAAEAQVSELRAKTTYAESQARRFDTLVQSGAVSRDTFEASRQELQVARSGLEAALATVASAKHEYDRLTSEGAGISRQRETVRLVSPVAGLVTRRLIEPGTTAVAGQAVVEIIDPDHIWVNARFDQLRASGLAAGLPARVVLRSRSSESLRAHVYRVEPVADAVTEELLAKVTFESLPDPLPAMGELAEVTVDLPALPPAPAIPGSSVLRDKDTLGVWVVEDGNIEFVPVELGQGDLDGLVQVRKGLSAGQTVVSHSASTLTARSGITIVDHLPGVPK; translated from the coding sequence ATGATGAGTCTCATGTCCCGCAAGAAATTTCTGATGCTGGTCATCCTTGGTCTCTTGGCAGGGGCCTTCCTGTATGTGGCGCTGCGTTCCGGGCCGTTGGCTCCCGTTGCGGTGGTCGTGTTCGAGGTCAGGGAGATGCCGGTGGAGCCGTCGCTTTTCGGCATCGGCACGGTGGAGGCACGGTACACGCAGAACATTGGACCGATAGGCTCCGGCCGGGTTCTTGAGATTTTGGTGGATGTGGGGGACCGGGTCGAACCGGGGCAGGTCATTGGTGAAATGGACCCCGTGGACCTTGATGACAGGCTCGACGCCCAGGATGCCGCCATGATGCGCGCCGCTGCGACGGTGCGGGCCGCCGAAGCCCAGGTTTCGGAACTGCGGGCGAAAACAACCTACGCCGAGTCCCAGGCCCGCCGCTTTGACACCCTGGTGCAGAGCGGAGCGGTGAGCAGGGATACCTTCGAGGCAAGCAGACAGGAGTTGCAGGTCGCGCGGAGCGGGCTTGAGGCCGCCCTGGCCACCGTGGCTTCGGCCAAGCACGAATACGACCGCCTCACGTCCGAAGGGGCCGGCATATCTCGCCAGCGGGAGACCGTCAGGCTGGTTTCGCCTGTTGCCGGGCTGGTCACCAGGCGGCTGATCGAGCCCGGCACGACTGCCGTGGCCGGGCAGGCCGTGGTGGAGATCATCGACCCGGATCATATCTGGGTCAATGCCCGCTTCGATCAGCTCCGGGCTTCCGGGCTTGCGGCCGGCTTGCCGGCGCGAGTCGTGCTGCGTTCCCGTTCGTCGGAATCCCTTCGCGCGCACGTGTACCGTGTCGAGCCGGTTGCGGACGCCGTGACTGAGGAACTGCTGGCAAAGGTGACCTTCGAATCCCTGCCAGACCCTCTGCCTGCCATGGGCGAACTGGCCGAGGTGACCGTGGATCTGCCTGCCCTGCCGCCTGCTCCGGCCATTCCCGGCAGCAGCGTGCTGCGGGACAAAGACACGCTTGGAGTCTGGGTTGTTGAAGACGGGAACATCGAATTCGTTCCCGTCGAACTTGGCCAGGGAGATCTGGACGGGCTGGTGCAGGTCCGCAAGGGGCTGAGTGCGGGACAGACCGTCGTCTCGCACAGCGCGTCCACGCTGACGGCCAGAAGCGGCATCACGATTGTGGACCATCTTCCGGGGGTGCCCAAATGA